From the Streptomyces nigrescens genome, one window contains:
- a CDS encoding heme oxygenase (biliverdin-producing) → METSSPTPPAPSAPFSTVIRTASHEQHTEAENSSFMSDLLGGRLGVRAYRRYTEQLWFVYRALEGASGPLAGDPVAGPFLRPELARTAALERDLAHLGGPSWRDGLAPLPATAAYADRVTACARDWPAGFVAHHYTRYLGDLSGGQIIRGTAEKAWGFARKGDGVRFYVFEDIANPAAFKREYRALLDALPVDELEKQRVVDECKRAFRLNSAVFRELGEQFPLSA, encoded by the coding sequence TTGGAAACGTCCAGCCCGACCCCGCCCGCTCCGTCCGCTCCGTTCTCGACGGTGATCCGCACCGCGTCCCACGAGCAGCACACGGAGGCCGAGAACTCCTCCTTCATGAGCGATCTGCTCGGCGGCCGGCTCGGTGTCCGGGCCTACCGGCGCTACACCGAGCAGCTGTGGTTCGTCTACCGCGCGCTGGAGGGCGCCTCCGGGCCGCTCGCCGGGGATCCGGTCGCGGGCCCCTTCCTCCGCCCCGAGCTGGCCCGTACCGCCGCGCTGGAGCGCGACCTCGCCCATCTCGGCGGACCGTCCTGGCGCGACGGCCTTGCGCCCCTGCCGGCGACCGCCGCCTACGCGGACCGGGTAACGGCCTGCGCCCGTGACTGGCCGGCCGGCTTCGTCGCCCACCACTACACCCGCTATCTCGGCGATCTCTCCGGCGGCCAGATCATCCGCGGCACCGCGGAGAAGGCCTGGGGCTTCGCCCGCAAGGGCGACGGGGTGCGCTTCTATGTCTTCGAGGACATCGCCAACCCCGCCGCCTTCAAGCGGGAGTACCGGGCGCTTCTGGATGCGCTGCCCGTGGACGAGCTGGAAAAGCAGCGGGTGGTCGACGAGTGCAAGCGTGCCTTCCGGCTGAACAGCGCGGTCTTCCGGGAGCTGGGCGAGCAGTTCCCGCTGAGCGCGTAG
- the map gene encoding type I methionyl aminopeptidase produces MSGQSLLVPGKISPTRPVPASIARPEYVGKDAPTPYTGPEVQDADTIERMRIAGRIAAQAMAEAAKLIAPGVTTDELDRVAHEFMCDHGAYPSTLGYRGFPKSLCSSLNEVICHGIPDSTVLKDGDIVNLDVTAYINGVHGDNNATYLCGDVDEESTLLVERTREALNRAIKAVKPGRQINIIGRVIESYAKRFGYGVVRDFTGHGINSSFHSGLIVPHYDSPHHTTDIKPGMTFTIEPMLTLGSYDYDMWDDGWTVVTKDRKRTAQFEHTLVVTDTGAEILTLP; encoded by the coding sequence ATGTCTGGCCAGTCGCTTCTTGTCCCGGGGAAGATCTCCCCCACCCGCCCCGTCCCCGCCTCGATCGCGCGCCCCGAGTACGTCGGGAAGGACGCGCCCACCCCTTACACAGGGCCCGAGGTGCAGGACGCCGACACGATCGAGCGGATGCGGATCGCCGGCCGGATCGCCGCGCAGGCGATGGCGGAGGCCGCCAAGCTGATCGCGCCGGGCGTGACGACCGACGAACTGGACCGGGTCGCCCATGAGTTCATGTGTGATCACGGCGCCTACCCGTCCACGCTCGGCTACCGCGGCTTCCCCAAGTCGCTGTGCTCCTCGCTCAACGAGGTCATCTGCCACGGCATCCCGGACTCGACCGTCCTCAAGGACGGCGACATCGTGAACCTCGACGTCACCGCGTACATCAACGGGGTGCACGGCGACAACAACGCCACGTATCTGTGCGGTGACGTGGACGAGGAGTCCACGCTGCTGGTCGAGCGGACCCGTGAGGCGCTGAACCGCGCGATCAAGGCCGTCAAGCCGGGCCGGCAGATCAACATCATCGGCCGGGTCATCGAGTCGTACGCCAAGCGCTTCGGCTACGGCGTGGTCCGTGACTTCACCGGTCACGGCATCAATTCCTCCTTCCACTCCGGCCTGATCGTTCCGCACTACGACAGCCCGCACCACACCACCGACATCAAGCCCGGAATGACCTTCACGATCGAGCCGATGCTGACGCTGGGGTCCTACGACTACGACATGTGGGACGACGGCTGGACGGTGGTGACCAAGGACCGCAAGCGGACCGCGCAGTTCGAGCACACGCTGGTGGTCACGGACACCGGGGCGGAGATCCTCACGCTGCCCTGA
- a CDS encoding dihydrodipicolinate synthase family protein, with the protein MALPAPLHGVIPPVCTPLDPRGEIDTASLARLVNHLVDGGVHGLFALGSTSEVAYLTDAQRGTALEAVIKAADGRVPVLAGVIDTTTPRVLDHARTAAALGADALVATAPFYTRTHPREIAAHFRHLRTAVDLPLFAYDIPVSVHSKLSPSLVRELAEDGTLAGLKDSSGDEGSLRRLLTALGGRTARRTGSAPEFSILTGSELTVDAALLAGADGVVPGIGNVDPAAYVRLYDAARAGNWEQAAAEQERLVALFSLVDVGPETDMGRSSSALGAFKAALHLLGVIDRGATAFPQRPLSEEAVAEVGRRLMAAGLLPRRGG; encoded by the coding sequence ATGGCACTGCCCGCCCCCCTGCACGGCGTCATCCCGCCGGTCTGCACCCCGCTCGACCCGCGCGGCGAGATCGACACCGCCTCCCTGGCGCGCCTGGTGAACCACCTCGTCGACGGCGGCGTGCACGGCCTGTTCGCCCTCGGCTCCACCAGCGAGGTCGCCTACCTCACCGACGCCCAGCGCGGCACCGCCCTGGAAGCCGTCATCAAGGCCGCGGACGGCCGGGTCCCGGTGCTCGCCGGGGTCATCGACACCACCACTCCGCGGGTGCTCGACCACGCCCGGACCGCCGCCGCGCTCGGCGCGGACGCCCTGGTCGCCACCGCGCCCTTCTACACCCGCACCCACCCCCGGGAGATCGCCGCCCACTTCCGGCATCTCCGCACTGCCGTGGACCTCCCCCTCTTCGCCTACGACATCCCCGTCTCCGTACACAGCAAGCTGTCCCCGTCACTGGTGCGGGAGCTGGCTGAGGACGGCACGCTCGCCGGGCTCAAGGACAGCAGCGGCGACGAGGGCTCACTGCGCCGTCTGCTGACCGCGCTCGGCGGCCGCACCGCCCGGCGCACCGGCTCCGCCCCCGAGTTCTCGATCCTCACCGGTTCCGAACTGACCGTGGACGCCGCCCTGTTGGCGGGAGCCGACGGTGTCGTCCCCGGCATCGGCAATGTCGACCCGGCGGCCTACGTACGGCTCTACGACGCCGCCCGGGCCGGCAACTGGGAACAGGCCGCCGCCGAACAGGAACGCCTGGTCGCCCTCTTCTCCCTCGTCGACGTCGGCCCGGAGACCGACATGGGACGCAGCTCCTCCGCACTGGGCGCCTTCAAGGCAGCACTCCACCTCCTCGGCGTCATCGACCGCGGCGCCACCGCCTTCCCCCAACGCCCCCTGAGCGAGGAGGCCGTGGCGGAGGTAGGACGTCGGCTCATGGCGGCGGGGCTGCTGCCGAGGCGGGGTGGCTAG
- a CDS encoding FadR/GntR family transcriptional regulator: protein MARGTMSEDVQAQIKQLILQGRLTPGDPLPTEAELVGLLDVSRNSVREALKALQAMRIVEIRHGFGTYVGPLTLEPFVEGVAFRAAVRHQQGESSLYELMEVREALEAGLIGAVARNLPAEDLAVLKGLVQRMAEEARGGQVQSATDRAFHLALYRSLGNHLLSEVLDAFWAALRRVREDLSDDRPDPVVTHRQHQEIVDALEAGDGDRAVEAIHRHFDGIRRRLAEQ, encoded by the coding sequence ATGGCGCGAGGGACGATGTCCGAGGATGTGCAGGCCCAGATCAAGCAGTTGATCCTGCAGGGCCGGCTGACGCCGGGCGATCCGCTGCCCACCGAGGCCGAGCTGGTCGGTCTGCTCGACGTCAGCCGCAACTCGGTGCGCGAGGCGCTCAAGGCGCTGCAGGCCATGCGTATCGTCGAGATCCGGCACGGCTTCGGCACCTACGTCGGCCCGCTCACCCTGGAGCCGTTCGTCGAGGGCGTCGCCTTCCGCGCCGCGGTCCGGCACCAGCAGGGCGAGTCGAGCCTGTACGAGCTGATGGAGGTCCGCGAGGCGCTGGAGGCGGGCCTGATCGGCGCCGTCGCCCGCAATCTGCCCGCTGAGGATCTCGCCGTCCTCAAGGGGCTGGTGCAGCGGATGGCGGAGGAGGCACGCGGCGGGCAGGTGCAGAGCGCCACCGACCGGGCCTTCCATCTCGCCCTGTACCGCTCGCTGGGCAACCATCTGCTGAGCGAGGTGCTGGACGCGTTCTGGGCGGCGCTGCGCCGGGTGCGGGAGGACCTCTCCGACGACCGGCCCGATCCGGTGGTGACTCATCGTCAGCACCAGGAGATCGTGGACGCGCTGGAGGCGGGGGACGGTGACCGCGCCGTGGAGGCGATACACCGGCACTTCGACGGCATCCGGCGCCGGCTGGCCGAGCAGTGA
- a CDS encoding sialidase family protein, whose amino-acid sequence MAYESSVPYRAGTEGYTSFRIPAVVRARSGHLLAFAEGRVSSAADSGTIHIVLKRSADAGRTWGPLQVVARNGSGTAGNPAPVVLDSGRVLLLQVHNGADATEDRIRRGRVPPADGRRVWLQHSDDDGASWSPPREITDQAKLPQWRWYATGPGHALQLRHGPYAGRLLVPANHSTPPTGPQDSGTEPRYNGGHALLSDDDGATWRIGYTDSYTDSHSHSGGDSDRSVAPNETTAAELPDGSVYLNARNEAAAAWRRVDAVSTDGGEHLVRPFRPQAGLAGPAVQGSALHLGDRGALLFSGPAHPAARALMTLRTSRDGGLTWRTAHTVGGLPAAYSDLVRLDRHSVGLLYETGDFSAYSTITFRRIPVEEPT is encoded by the coding sequence ATGGCGTACGAGAGCTCAGTGCCGTACCGGGCCGGGACCGAGGGGTACACCAGCTTCCGGATCCCCGCCGTGGTCCGGGCGCGCTCCGGGCACCTCCTTGCCTTCGCCGAGGGCCGGGTCTCCTCCGCCGCCGACTCCGGCACCATCCACATCGTCCTCAAACGGTCCGCGGACGCCGGCCGTACCTGGGGCCCGCTCCAGGTCGTCGCCCGCAACGGCAGCGGCACCGCGGGCAACCCCGCACCGGTCGTCCTCGACAGCGGCCGGGTGCTGCTCCTCCAGGTCCACAACGGCGCCGACGCCACCGAGGACCGCATCCGCCGCGGCCGGGTACCGCCCGCCGACGGCCGTCGCGTATGGCTCCAGCACAGCGACGACGACGGCGCGAGCTGGAGCCCGCCCCGCGAGATCACCGACCAGGCCAAGCTGCCGCAGTGGCGGTGGTACGCCACCGGGCCCGGCCATGCGCTCCAGCTGCGCCACGGCCCGTACGCCGGGCGGCTGCTCGTCCCCGCCAACCACTCCACCCCGCCCACCGGCCCCCAGGACAGCGGCACCGAACCCCGCTACAACGGCGGCCACGCCCTGCTCAGCGACGACGACGGCGCCACCTGGCGGATCGGCTACACCGACAGCTACACCGACAGCCACAGCCACAGCGGTGGGGACAGCGACCGCTCGGTCGCCCCCAACGAGACCACCGCCGCCGAACTCCCCGACGGCAGCGTCTATCTGAACGCCCGCAATGAAGCGGCGGCCGCCTGGCGGCGCGTCGATGCCGTCTCGACGGACGGCGGCGAGCACCTCGTGCGCCCCTTCCGGCCCCAGGCCGGGCTGGCCGGACCGGCCGTCCAGGGCAGCGCACTGCACCTCGGCGACCGCGGCGCACTGCTCTTCTCCGGGCCGGCGCACCCCGCGGCCCGCGCCCTGATGACCCTGCGCACCAGCCGCGACGGCGGTCTGACCTGGCGGACCGCGCACACCGTCGGCGGGCTCCCGGCCGCCTACTCCGACCTCGTCCGCCTCGACCGGCACAGCGTCGGACTGCTCTACGAGACGGGCGACTTCAGCGCGTACTCGACGATCACCTTCCGCCGCATCCCCGTGGAGGAGCCGACATGA